From Diospyros lotus cultivar Yz01 chromosome 4, ASM1463336v1, whole genome shotgun sequence, a single genomic window includes:
- the LOC127799441 gene encoding uncharacterized protein LOC127799441 encodes MENLQISRCVLSILLTLFLVSSSWTFASSASPFIVAHKKATLTRLKSGVERVSVAVDIYNQGSVTAYDVSLTDDSWSNDVFDIVSGNTSMSWERLDTGALVSHAFELESKVQGLFYGAPAVIKFRVPTKAALQEAYSTPILPLDILADTPPEKKLELVRRLFAKYGSLISVISIVTLFIYLVATPSKSGAAKGSKKKR; translated from the exons ATGGAGAATCTCCAGATCTCGAGATGCGTCCTCTCCATTCTCTTAACTCTCTTCCTCGTCTCTTCTTCCTGGACGTTCGCTAGCTCCGCCTCCCCTTTCATCGTCGCTCACAAGAAGGCCACTCTCACCAGGCTCAAGTCCGGCGTCGAACGCGTTTCCGTCGCCGTCGACATCTACAACCAAGGATCTGT GACTGCATATGATGTAAGCCTTACTGATGATAGCTGGTCCAATGATGTTTTTGACATTGTGAGTGGAAACACCTCAATGTCATGGGAAAGGCTTGACAC TGGGGCTCTTGTATCGCATGCTTTTGAATTGGAATCCAAAGTACAAGGCCTATTTTATGGTGCACCAGCGGTTATCAAATTTCGTGTCCCCACAAAGGCTGCTCTACAG GAGGCTTATTCGACTCCAATTTTGCCACTAGACATCCTTGCTGATACACCTCCAGAAAAGAAACTTGAGCTGGTAAGG AGGTTATTTGCAAAGTACGGGTCCTTGATCTCTGTGATCTCCATTGTCACTTTGTTCATATACCTGGTTGCAACACCATCAAAATCCGGCGCTGCAAAAGGAAGCAAAAAGAAGCGGTAG
- the LOC127799433 gene encoding zinc finger protein CONSTANS-LIKE 14-like, which yields MDNCSRSVASEMQTCDFCNEKAAVLYCKADSAKLCLFCDQHVHSANALSLKHVRAQICDNCRSEVVSVRCSTDNVVLCSECDWDSHGSCAVSALHDRVPVEGFSGCPSAGELASAWGFDLEPLKSVDSGEYSAALDFQDLMAIPKEGPGFDTVPSFDIPGTSKLRKSCYRKYKNVVYMQLVELAKRQMMVRADGDGAELGPKTPNRSGQHGNLASLEFDKGDDRELLQQQQTPFTSLLMLPTPMDSRESACVTEVDNMWNCNTTYQARQIWDFHSGRSRDCEESDWLKIEFDPENSGFLIETYDDIINRTSLAATEILEDMLDINFSTTYEGMPSQKNQSKRLPSSCGPAEGQCRSVLMPESSLYELNTYNNISSMQFEEHHLLSGAGQMAVPNNIDMELMAQNRGNAMRRYQEKKKSRRFDKHIRYESRKARADSRKRVKGRFVKASEMPEIKNSC from the exons ATGGATAATTGCTCGAGATCGGTGGCGTCGGAGATGCAGACGTGCGATTTCTGCAACGAGAAAGCTGCTGTGCTGTACTGTAAGGCGGATTCGGCGAAGCTCTGTTTGTTCTGCGACCAGCACGTCCACTCCGCGAACGCGCTCTCTCTCAAGCACGTCCGCGCTCAGATCTGCGACAATTGCAGATCGGAGGTGGTTTCGGTCCGATGTTCCACGGACAATGTCGTGCTGTGCAGCGAATGCGATTGGGACTCCCATGGGAGCTGCGCAGTCTCGGCTTTGCACGACCGCGTGCCGGTGGAAGGGTTCTCGGGATGTCCGTCGGCCGGCGAGCTCGCTTCTGCTTGGGGATTTGATTTGGAGCCTCTCAAATCGGTGGATTCGGGTGAGTATTCCGCGGCCTTGGATTTTCAGGATTTGATGGCGATACCCAAGGAGGGCCCTGGTTTTGACACCGTTCCGAGCTTTGACATTCCGGGGACGTCGAAGCTGAGGAAGTCGTGTTACAGGAAGTACAAGAACGTGGTGTATATGCAGCTGGTGGAGTTGGCGAAGAGGCAAATGATGGTCAGGGCGGATGGAGATGGGGCTGAACTGGGACCAAAGACGCCGAATCGATCCGGCCAGCATGGGAATTTGGCGAGTCTTGAATTTGATAAAGGGGACGATAGGGAATTGCTGCAGCAACAGCAAACCCCTTTTACGTCTCTGCTTATGTTGCCAACACCTATGGATTCCAGAGAGAGCGCTTGTGTCACCGAAGTTGATAACATGTGGAACTGTAATACCACATATCAAGCGCGGCAG ATTTGGGATTTTCATTCAGGAAGATCAAGGGATTGTGAAGAATCTGACTGGTTGAAGATTGAGTTTGATCCAGAGAATTCTGGCTTTTTGATTGAGACCTATGATGACATTATCAACAGAACTTCTTTGGCAGCAACAGAAATATTAGAAGATATGCTTGACATTAATTTCTCTACAACTTATGAGGGCATGCCATCACAAAAG AATCAGTCAAAGCGCCTGCCATCAAGCTGTGGACCGGCTGAAGGACAATGCAGAAGTGTACTTATGCCAGAATCTAGTTTGTATGAACTGAATACATACAACAACATCAGCAGCATGCAGTTTGAAGAACATCATCTTCTGTCTGGAGCTGGACAAATGGCAGTACCCAACAACATTGACATGGAGCTGATGGCACAGAATAGAGGCAACGCAATGAGGCGGTaccaagagaaaaagaaatctcGAAG ATTTGATAAGCATATCCGATACGAGTCGAGGAAGGCCAGAGCCGACAGTAGAAAGCGAGTGAAGGGCCGATTCGTGAAAGCAAGCGAAATGCCTGAAATTAAAAACAGCTGCTGA
- the LOC127799440 gene encoding CASP-like protein 1F2, with protein MASKTTSSDRNSFSSFKIGTPVMSCQALHGPFEVVQVVLRLLAVVLSAAAIAIMLKSRQSILIFGIEFDARYNYSSAFKFLVGVDVAACFCSVLSLILVLLSSSSESKKTNYFSVFLHDLVITLLVMAGCAAATAIGMVGQYGQNASGWMPICDRVGKFCHKATASVALSFTVLFCYLALTVTSVCKLKSSPTPTAVNLQETTPF; from the exons ATGGCGTCCAAGACCACGAGCAGCGACAGGAACTCCTTCTCCTCCTTCAAGATCGGAACTCCGGTAATGTCCTGCCAAGCGCTGCACGGCCCCTTCGAGGTCGTCCAGGTCGTGCTCAGGCTTCTCGCCGTCGTCCTCTCAGCCGCGGCGATCGCCATCATGCTCAAGAGCCGGCAGTCTATACTGATCTTCGGGATCGAATTTGATGCTCGTTATAACTATTCGTCGGCGTTCAA GTTCTTGGTCGGCGTGGACGTTGCGGCGTGCTTTTGTTCGGTGCTTTCACTCATCCTCGTGCTGCTGAGCAGCTCTTCGGAATCGAAGAAAACCAACTATTTCTCCGTGTTTTTGCATGATCTG GTCATAACCCTGCTGGTGATGGCGGGATGCGCGGCGGCGACGGCCATCGGGATGGTGGGGCAGTACGGGCAAAACGCGTCCGGCTGGATGCCAATCTGTGATCGGGTGGGCAAATTCTGCCACAAAGCCACAGCCTCTGTCGCGTTGTCTTTCACGGTGTTGTTCTGCTACTTGGCTCTCACAGTCACGTCTGTCTGCAAGCTCAAGTCCTCTCCCACCCCAACAGCGGTGAATTTACAGGAAACCACTCCTTTTTAG